The following coding sequences lie in one Anas platyrhynchos isolate ZD024472 breed Pekin duck chromosome 15, IASCAAS_PekinDuck_T2T, whole genome shotgun sequence genomic window:
- the RBBP6 gene encoding E3 ubiquitin-protein ligase RBBP6 isoform X3: protein MSCVHYKFSSKLNYDTVTFDGLHISLCDLKRQIMAREKLKAADCDLQITNAQTKEEYTDDNALIPKNSSVIVRRIPIGGVKATSKTYVISRTEPVSGTSKAIDDSSASISLAQLTKTANLAEANASEEDKIKAMMSQSGHEYDPINYMKKPLGPPPPSYTCFRCGKPGHYIKNCPTNGDKNFESVPRIKKSTGIPRSFMMEVKDPNTKGAMLTNTGKYAIPTIDAEAYAIGKKEKPPFLPEDPSSSSEEDDPIPDELLCLICKDIMTDAVVIPCCGNSYCDECIRTALLESEEHTCPTCHQTDVSPDALIANKFLRQAVNNFKNETGYTKRLRKIQQQQQQQPPPPPPPPPPLMRQTITRNLQPLMRPTISRQQDPLMIPLASLSSHSAALAPGQPVAAGLPVNPSSVIVSDLPPAVSLSLRAEKPDGPFQLFVRSDADAVIPPALMTAAELSKSSPLSISSLLEEKGYQVPVLRQPALQSLLGPQGQSIPTTGHPMRAGAIRSAGGRPGWELSTNRGRPHSERTQRTQAPTLPASAPVFVPVPPPPLYPPPPHALPLPPGVPPPQFPPQFPPGQPPSAGYPVPPPGYPPAPANMSSAWVPTAVPTAHSNAIPTTQAPPLSREEFYREQRRLKEEEKKKSKLDEFTNDFAKELMEYKKIQKERRRSFSRSKSPYSASSYSRSSYTYSKSRSGSSRSRSYSRSFSRSHSRSYSRSPPYPRRGKGKSRNYRSRSRSHGYHRSRSRSPPYRRYHSRSRSPVFRGQSPTKRTIPQGEGEREYFNRYREVPPYDIKAYYGRSVDFRDPFEKERYREWERNYREWYEKFYKGYAVGAQPRPPVNRENFSPDRFGPPGTRRENSPYARGRREDYAGGQSHRNRNIAGNYPEKLSGREGHGIKDPTKSKEKEVENPLGDGKGNKHKKHRKRRKGDENEGFPTSELLDSARKPREPGTAEDVKTDSLFMLPSRDDATPVRDEPMEADSIAFKPVSEKEKKEKDKPKAKVDKAKRKAEVAAPPKKDNAIKPAKSSQEKVDTDREKSPRIEPPVKKVKEELPKADSVKTSSSQKDEKATGTPRKVHPKATKDHPETRPAKEEKTKKDHTKEIKSEKPSSKEDKSKKAVEKGKTSDAKAEKRKRKADEKVDKEHEATSIKASKPESAESKTSPKGKTEPDGEKGERTPEKDKSAFLTTPAKKIKLNRETGKKIVSGENVPPVKEPVEKAEPSSSKAKQEKVKGKARRKVTAADGSGSTLVDYTSTSSTGGSPVRKSEEKPDTKRTVIKTMEEYNNDITAPAEDVIIMIQVPQSKWDKDDFESEEEDIKSTQPPSNIGKPASVVKNVSSKPPNPVKHNEKETEPLEKTQKTAKELSYESSQHDAKSSKSLMSNEKGKTKERDHSVSDKDASEKRKSSIQPEKDHSERATEQGNGKNISQSSKDSRSSDKHDSGRGSTAKDFTPNRDKKSDHDSNREHSSSKRRDEKSELARRKDSPSRNRESTSGQKSKPRDERAESSKKGTGDSKRSSYSPPRDRKQSDHKTTHDSKRSLEEHKPLDKNSGKEKEKEKEKEKEKEKEKEKEKEKEKEKEKEKEKEKDKEKEKEKDKEKEKEKEREKDKEKEREREKDKEKEREREKDKEKEREKEKEREKEKEKEREKEKEKEKEREREKEKEREREKEKEREKEKEKEKEKEKEKEKEKEKEKEKEKEKEKEKEKEKEKEKEEKEKEDKHVSEITSNKELGCNKPPLIQESPDAKNEKENMTGQNDKTGVKPKPQVSNPSRLSSDPTRETDEAAFVPDYNESDSESNVSAKDEETAGKNSKEPKEKAVDKVKEDTAAPATADQPEAGRSQSQSSPSVSRSRSQSPSESQTRSHSSSASSGESQDSKKKKKKKEKKKHKKHKKHKKHKKHTGNESELEKSQKHKHKKKKSKKSKDKEKDDQKVKSVTI, encoded by the exons ATGTCGTGCGTGCACTACAAGTTCTCGTCCAAGCTCAACTATGACACGGTCACCTTCGACGGCCTCCACATCTCCCTGTGCGACCTCAAGCGCCAGATCATGGCCCGCGAGAAGCTGAAGGCGGCCGACTGCGACCTGCAGATCACCAACGCCCAGACCAAAGAAG aatacACAGACGATAATGCCCTGATCCCTAAGAACTCATCAGTAATTGTTAGAAGAATCCCTATTGGAGGAGTTAAAGCTACCAGCAAAACATACGTTAT aaGTCGAACTGAACCAGTGAGTGGAACATCAAAAGCA ATTGATGACTCTTCTGCATCTATTTCTCTGGCCCAGCTTActaag ACTGCCAATCTGGCTGAAGCCAATGCTTccgaagaagataaaataaaagctatgaTGTCACAGTCTGGCCATGAATATGATCCAATCAA TTACATGAAGAAACCCTTGGGTCCACCTCCACCATCATATACTTGCTTTCGTTGTGGAAAACCTGGCCACTATATCAAGAACTGCCCAACAAATGGG GACAAAAATTTTGAGTCTGTTCCCAGGATTAAAAAGAGCACAGGAATTCCCAGAAGTTTCATGATGGAAGTGAAAGATCCTAACACAAAGGGTGCTATGCTAACAAACACTGGAAAATACGCAATACCAACAATTGATGC GGAAGCTTATGCtataggaaagaaagagaagcctCCTTTCTTGCCAGAGgatccatcctcctcctctgaaGAAGATGATCCTATTCCAGATGAGTTGTTGTGTCTGATTTGTAAAGATATAATGACAGATGCGGTTGTTATTCCCTGCTGTGGAAACAGTTACTGTGATGAAT GTATCAGAACAGCATTACTGGAATCTGAGGAACATACATGCCCAACATGTCATCAAACAGATGTGTCTCCTGATGCTTTAATTGCCAACAAGTTCTTACGCCAG GCTGTGAACAACTTCAAAAATGAAACTGGCTACACAAAAAGACTCCGTAAGATtcagcagcaacaacagcagcagccaccaccaccaccaccacctccaccaccactaATGAGACAAACAATAACACGCAACTTGCAGCCTCTAATGAGGCCAACAATTTCCAGACAGCAAGATCCACTAATGATTCCATTAGCTTCTCTGTCTTCTCATTCTGCTGCTTTGGCCCCTGGTCAgcctgtggcagctgggctgccagTAAATCCGTCTTCTGTCATTGTCTCTGATCTCCCTCCAGCAGTGTCCCTGTCTCTCCGCGCTGAAAAGCCAGATGGACCTTTTCA GCTTTTTGTCCGTAGCGATGCAGATGCTGTTATACCTCCTGCTCTGATGACTGCCGCTGAACTTTCTAAATCTTCCCCTCTGTCAATCAGCAGTTTGTTGGAAGAAAAG GGCTATCAGGTTCCTGTACTAAGACAACCAGCATTACAAAGTCTTCTGGGTCCACAAGGACAATCAATACCCACAACTG GTCATCCCATGAGAGCCGGTGCAATTCGCTCAGCAGGCGGCAGGCCAGGTTGGGAACT AAGTACAAATCGAGGACGCCCGCATAGTGAACGTACACAAAGGACTCAGGCCCCAACACTGCCAGCATCAGCACCAGTCTTTGTGCCTGTGCCTCCACCTCCCTTGTATCCTCCACCTCCCCATGCACTTCCTCTTCCACCGGGGGTACCACCACCACAGTTTCCTCCTCAGTTTCCACCTGGTCAGCCTCCATCAGCTGGGTACCCTGTCCCCCCTCCAGGATatcccccagctcctgcaaacATGTCATCAGCTTGGGTACCAACAGCAGTACCAACGGCTCATTCAAATGCCATCCCAACGACACAAGCACCTCCTTTATCTAGGGAGGAGTTTTACAGAGAACAACGGAGACTTAAAGAGGA ggaaaagaaaaagtccaaACTTGATGAGTTTACAAATGATTTTGCTAAGGAATTGATGGAATATAAAAAGATTCAAAAGGAGCGTAGGCGTTCGTTTTCCAG gtcCAAGTCTCCCTATAGTGCTTCATCTTACTCTAGAAGTTCATATACCTACTCCAAGTCAAGATCAGGTTCTTCCCGCTCCCGCTCCTACTCTCGATCGTTTAGTCGTTCCCATTCTCGTTCCTACTCGCGATCTCCTCCGTATCCAAGAAGAGGCAAAGGGAAGAGTCGTAACTATCGGTCTAGGTCAAGGTCACATGGTTATCACCGTTCAAGGTCAAGGTCACCCCCATACAGAAGATACCATTCTCGGTCTAGGTCTCCAGTATTTCGAGGCCAGTCTCCCACTAAACGGACTATACCgcaaggggaaggagaaagggagtaTTTTAACAGATACAGAGAAGTTCCACCGTATGATATAAAAGCTTACTATGGCAGATCTGTTGACTTCAGAGATccttttgaaaaggaaagataCAGAGAATGGGAAAGGAACTATAGAGAATGGTATGAAAAGTTCTACAAGGGCTATGCTGTTGGTGCTCAACCTCGACCTCCAGTAAACAGAGAGAACTTTTCTCCAGATAGGTTTGGTCCACCTGGAACCAGACGAGAGAATTCACCATATGCTCGGGGACGTAGGGAGGATTATGCTGGTGGGCAGAGCCATAGAAATCGTAATATAGCTGGAAATTACCCTGAAAAACTTTCAGGAAGAGAGGGCCATGGTATAAAAGATCCTACAAAATCAAAAGAGAAGGAGGTTGAAAATCCACTGGGAGATggcaaaggaaataaacataaaaaacaccggaagaggagaaaaggggatGAGAATGAAGGATTTCCCACTTCTGAGTTGTTAGACAGTGCAAGAAAACCAAGAGAACCAGGTACAGCGGAAGATGTTAAAACAGATTCTCTGTTCATGCTTCCAAGTAGAGATGATGCCACACCTGTGAGAGATGAACCTATGGAAGCAGATTCTATTGCTTTCAAACCAGTgtctgaaaaggagaaaaaagagaaggataAGCCAAAAGCAAAAGTTGACAAGGCAAAACGGAAAGCAGAAGTGGCTGCTCCTCCTAAAAAAGACAATGCAATAAAACCAGCTAAATCTTCCCAAGAGAAGGTGGACACCGATCGTGAAAAATCGCCTCGAATTGAACCTCCTGTGAAAAAAGTGAAGGAAGAGTTGCCAAAAGCAGACAGCGTTAAAACTTCTTCCTCTCAAAAGGATGAGAAGGCTACTGGTACACCACGGAAAGTTCATCCAAAAGCGACAAAGGATCACCCAGAAACCAGACCagccaaggaagaaaagacaaagaaggaCCATACAAAAGAAATCAAGTCAGAGAAACCCTCCAGCAAAGAGGACAAGTCaaaaaaagctgttgaaaaAGGCAAAACTTCTGatgcaaaagctgaaaaaagaaaaagaaaagcagatgaaaaggtTGATAAAGAACATGAAGCAACTTCGATAAAGGCCTCTAAACCAGAAAGTGCTGAATCAAAAACATCACCGAAGGGAAAAACTGAACCTGATGgtgaaaaaggagagagaactCCAGAAAAGGATAAATCTGCTTTTCTTACCACTCCTGCAAAAAAGATTAAACTTAACCGAGAAACTGGCAAAAAGATTGTGAGTGGAGAAAATGTGCCACCTGTGAAAGAACCCGTTGAGAAAGCTGagccaagcagcagcaaagctaaacaagaaaaagtgaaaggaaaagcGAGAAGAAAAGTAACAGCAGCTGATGGATCTGGTTCAACTCTTGTAGATTATACCAG tACAAGTTCTACTGGAGGAAGCCCTGTTAGAAAGTCTGAAGAGAAGCCAGATACAAAACGAACTGTCATCAAGACAATGGAGGAGTATAATAATGATATAACTGCCCCTGCTGAAGATGTCATTATTATGATCCAGGTTCCTCAGTCAAAGTGGGATAAGGATGACTTTGAGTCTGAAGAGGAAGACATTAAATCTACCCAGCCACCTTCAAACATAGGAAAACCTGCTAGTGTTGTAAAAAATGTGAGTAGTAAGCCTCCAAATCCTGTAAAACACAACGAAAAAGAGACTGAGCCTTtggagaaaacacagaaaactgcaaaagagTTGAGTTATGAAAGCTCCCAGCATGATGCAAAAAGTTCAAAAAGTTTGATGTcaaatgaaaaagggaaaaccaAAGAGCGAGATCATTCTGTGTCAGACAAAGACGcttctgagaaaagaaagagcagtATTCAGCCAGAAAAAGACCACTCAGAACGTGCAACTGaacaaggaaatggaaaaaatatttctcaatcTTCCAAAGACAGCAGATCTTCAGACAAACATGATTCTGGCCGTGGATCCACTGCTAAAGACTTTACTCCTAACCGAGACAAAAAATCTGACCATGATAGCAACAGAGAGCATTCTAGTTCCAAGCGTAGAGATGAAAAAAGTGAATTAGCAAGGAGAAAAGACTCCCCTTCTCGAAACAGAGAATCTACATCAGGACAAAAAAGTAAACCAAGAGATGAACGAGCAGAGTCCTCCAAAAAGGGCACTGGAGATTCCAAAAGGAGCAGCTACAGTCCTCCACGTGACCGAAAGCAGTCAGATCACAAAACTACTCATGATTCCAAGCGTTCATTAGAGGAGCACAAACCTCTAGATAAAAAttcagggaaggagaaagaaaaggagaaggagaaagaaaaggagaaggagaaagagaaggagaaagaaaaggaaaaggagaaggagaaggagaaagaaaaggagaaggagaaggacaaggagaaagaaaaggaaaaggacaaggagaaagaaaaggaaaaggagagggagaaggacaaggaaaaggagagggagagggagaaggacaaggaaaaggagagggagagggagaaggacaaggaaaaggagagggagaaggaaaaggagagggagaaggagaaggaaaaggagagggagaaggagaaggaaaaggaaaaggagagggagagggagaaggagaaagaaagggagagggagaaggagaaagaaagggagaaggagaaggaaaaggagaaagaaaaggagaaggaaaaagagaaagaaaaggagaaggaaaaggagaaagagaaagaaaaggagaaggaaaaggagaaagagaaagaaaaggagaaggaggagaaagaaaaggaggacaAGCACGTGTCTGAAATAACGAGCAATAAAGAGTTGGGTTGCAATAAGCCACCTTTGATACAAGAATCACCAGAtgcaaaaaatgagaaagaaaacatgacTGGACAAAATGATAAAACTGGTGTCAAGCCTAAGCCTCAGGTAAGCAACCCCTCACGGCTGTCTTCTGATCCAACTCGAGAAACTGATGAGGCTGCATTTGTGCCAGACTACAATGAAAGTGACAGTGAAAGTAATGTATCTGCAAAAGATGaggaaactgcaggaaaaaattctaaagaaccaaaagaaaaagctgttgaTAAAGTTAAAGAGGATACAGCAGCACCTGCCACAGCTGACCAGCCTGAAGCAGGCAGAAGTCAAAGTCAGAGCAGCCCCAGTGTTAGCCGCAGTCGTAGTCAAAGCCCTTCCGAGAGTCAAACTCGAagccacagcagcagtgccagctcaggagagagtcaagacagcaagaaaaagaaaaagaagaaggagaagaagaagcacaagaaacacaaaaaacatAAGAAGCATAAGAAACACACTGGAAATGAATCAGAATTGGAGAAAAgccaaaaacacaaacacaagaagaaaaaatcaaagaagAGCAAAGATAAAGAGAAAGATGACCAAAAAGTTAAATCTGTCACTATATAG